The Cannabis sativa cultivar Pink pepper isolate KNU-18-1 chromosome 8, ASM2916894v1, whole genome shotgun sequence genomic interval ttaaatttaaattataatatataattgtaaAATTTGCATCATGCatgattattaaaatttatatatttatttttgtataattattattttatatttttaataaattattaaattaacattaaatgagatattaaattttacattaaaatttacaattatacattaaaatataataataattttttttttacaaaaatatcacaaaagtattatttatactgaataaaaattaatttttgtatctCTCCAGTCTAAGAGCcttatatacatatgtataatgtaacATGTATATATAGCCTCTTCCacctttattaaaatatattcttaaactagaaaaatatcatgaattttaattttgagCCTTCACTTATTCAACTAATTTGTATAATAAGGGTGGTATTTGCTACTCCACTTAATATGTTAAAGAGGGCATTTTATGGTAACCAACACACTATATATAACATGTCATACATTTATTGATAAATCTTATGTATTTCAATCTAAAATAAATATGTGAGaggtactatatatatatgttatattataAAGTGTTTGGACTTAAAATATATTAGTGTAAATTAATATGTTTGGTTCAGCTTCTTGGAGCTCTTCTTTTAGTCTTAGGAGtgtagataatttttttttttaatttgaaagtctttttctttttttctgaatttttttaatttaaaagtcCTTACGGTAACTTTTCTGagaagttcaaaaaaaaaaaaaaaagtaaaactttACTTAGTTTTAAGTATAATTAAAGCAAAGTAGAAACTTACATAGGAAAATTGAAAGAGCGGTTGCTGTTGTAACTCTCATCAGAACGGTAAGAGAGGTGACTAATAGAATTGTTTCGTCGAGTGCCCATATGATTTCTTCGGTTAATATTGGAATTGATCTTATTATAATCTCTACTACCATAATAAAGctcaacattattattattcgaTTCACATGACTCCATCTCCGTATGAAGCGACCTAAATATTTGATCAGCGGCAGTGATTTGGTACGAAGATGAAGATGATGCCTCCACTACttgattatgattattattataagaACTACGAGTAGGAAAGAATGGTGGAAGATTCATGACTTCAtcaagcttgttcaactctcccGATTTGTACAACATAAGAAACTGGTCTTTGGAGAAGCTCGTATTCCCCAAGTGAAGACTAAACAACGATTCATTTGAGGTTGAACTCCACTCTGTTGGGTTCGATGGCTTGCTCGAAAAAATCGAAGCTGGAATCCGATTTGGATCGTACCCATTAGCCTTCTTAGTAGTAGTAGTTGTAGTAGTTGGGGTTAGAGATAATAGAGAAGAATGCATGGGTGACAAGCTTTGAGGGCTCCATAAAGGAATATTTTGGTGGTGAGGACTAATATCTGGTGAAAATATTGAGGAGTACTCATCACAATAAGAGATTCTTTGTTTAGGTTGAAGAGAGAATTCcaaatctttattattattattagtaactGGTGATGAAAGATCAGAATTGATgatctcatcatcatcatctttttcttGTTTACCATCATCAGATAATGGTGAataattagaagaagaagatgatctTGAATTTTGCCTAGAGATGTTAAATTCttcttgtttattattattaatattattattgatctTTGGCACATCGAAATCAAAACGTACCTTCACATTTTTACTACTTTCGTTTCCATTTTCATTATTCATGATCTCAACAATATTATTCATTGTTGTATTGATGATGATCATGAACCAAAAATGATGGTAACTACTGCATATAAACAAAACATAACAATATATTAGAACTCAAAATTGCATAaagtaagaatatatataaatacttatTATAAAGAAAACTTACTCTATAATTAATGAAAATCTCAGCTTTAATTAGTGCCTCTCCCCCTGCTATTAATTGATGAAATGAGTTCATAATTACAAATTAAGCAGAGAGGAGAGGCTAGAGAgataatatcatatataatggTTAATAATGACGAATATCACAACAAaggttggttagtttaagagcTTATTAGGACCCGTAATAAGGGAAATGAGAAAAACCAATAATCATATTATTAAGATATGAATTAAAGAATGGGAGGCATGGAGACAATGTCGGGGTTTTAGTAATATAGTATGTTATTAACTAATTAACTCATATTtaagataataataattcataagtAAATGTAACTAAACACTGTTAAAATTCTGTTGCCGCCAGTTTCTAACGTACATTCAGTTTCTCTTTTATTACCATAGGTTTGGAGCTCGGAAATTCTAGTTCTAACAAGCATAATTATTTTAGGATcgaatgtataaatatatagggAAATTTGTCTTATAAATACTCATTTTGTGTATTTTATTGTTAATAAGTacctaattttaaaaaattgtggCACAAATATACACAAATCATCATTCTTCTAAAGTATTTTTAGCATCCACTGACTTTCGTTAATTTAATACCATGTggacaagtttttttttttttttataaaaaaacatgttaatttataatatataaatttaactaaaatcttatttattaaaattaaacataacaaaacttaattaacaaaaaatctGTTTGGttgaaactaaaataaaacataattttCATTGTGGGTCCTATATGTAGCATTGCCtcaacataattttttaatatttattaaattaatgcaCATATAGGGGGCTCACTTTAGGATTGCCCGGGTCTGGATCTAGATTAGGGTTCGGGATCCAAATTGCAAGCCGGTGACCAATGTCCAAATCTAGGGTCAggtttaaaaatattgataAAAGAAAACACAAATAtactataattaaaaaataaaaaatgaatataattttacaaaatatgtttttttttaaatatttgtatgtttctaatttaaaaataaaaaatcaattaaaacaAGATTATGGAAGGCACTTATAATGTTTCATGTGTTATTAAATTTTTGTATAAATCTTTTGTTTTACaccatatttttctttttgaataattataGGAAAGGGATAGAGGTTTGTATATagatgttattattattattattattattattattattattattattattattattattattattactctttacacatttttatttctatattttccttatttttttttcattaaaatttaaccttaaattaTTGTTCTTTTAACTGAAAATTTTGTTGCTGGGTAAGAGCTTGATGAGGACTAACAGAAAATGGTTCGGATGTAATTTCTTCTACCATGActtcttttaaaaa includes:
- the LOC115701265 gene encoding uncharacterized protein LOC115701265 translates to MNNIVEIMNNENGNESSKNVKVRFDFDVPKINNNINNNKQEEFNISRQNSRSSSSSNYSPLSDDGKQEKDDDDEIINSDLSSPVTNNNNKDLEFSLQPKQRISYCDEYSSIFSPDISPHHQNIPLWSPQSLSPMHSSLLSLTPTTTTTTTKKANGYDPNRIPASIFSSKPSNPTEWSSTSNESLFSLHLGNTSFSKDQFLMLYKSGELNKLDEVMNLPPFFPTRSSYNNNHNQVVEASSSSSYQITAADQIFRSLHTEMESCESNNNNVELYYGSRDYNKINSNINRRNHMGTRRNNSISHLSYRSDESYNSNRSFNFPIFGSPTGESSKRYTAPQTQTQAQPLREMLRKHERSRVFDERRPKSFLHRWLTHLGCFSFCSTRRTNHFHDY